From a single Loigolactobacillus coryniformis subsp. coryniformis KCTC 3167 = DSM 20001 genomic region:
- a CDS encoding IS3 family transposase has product MSRNTQSGGETTGRYQAIQEMNNEGYSISELTKVAGITRQAYYKWLKHEPTKYEIEESEILQLIKQLENEHKQSVGYDKMTRLIKLSHQIPYTVNKKRVIRIMKDHSIKADYRQPTHKRIQAQQTYEAENILNRQFDQTAANQVWVTDTTELNYGIRLNKVRLHVVLDLYGQYPVSWLITPTETAEGVVQVFEQARMKEGALAPLIHTDRGAAYTSKAFNQYLVVNDAQHSYSAPGTPADNAVIEHWWADFKAIWIAHLPKAQTLLELEGQVREGITYFTEKFISAKRNDLTAAEYRFGKAN; this is encoded by the coding sequence ATTAGTCGAAATACGCAATCGGGAGGTGAAACGACCGGACGATATCAAGCGATTCAAGAAATGAACAATGAAGGTTATTCTATTAGTGAATTGACCAAGGTCGCTGGAATTACTAGACAAGCTTACTACAAATGGCTGAAACATGAACCGACTAAATATGAGATTGAAGAATCGGAGATTCTCCAATTGATTAAACAGTTAGAAAATGAACACAAGCAAAGCGTTGGCTATGACAAAATGACTAGGTTAATCAAGTTAAGTCATCAGATTCCTTATACCGTCAATAAGAAACGAGTCATTCGCATTATGAAAGACCATAGTATCAAAGCTGACTATCGTCAGCCAACCCATAAACGTATTCAAGCCCAGCAAACTTATGAAGCTGAAAATATTCTTAACCGACAATTTGACCAAACCGCAGCTAACCAAGTTTGGGTTACGGATACGACGGAACTAAATTACGGAATCCGGCTTAATAAAGTTCGTCTACATGTAGTATTAGATTTATATGGTCAATATCCAGTAAGCTGGTTAATTACACCTACAGAAACCGCTGAAGGAGTAGTTCAAGTGTTCGAGCAAGCACGGATGAAGGAAGGAGCACTAGCTCCGTTAATTCATACTGATCGTGGTGCGGCGTATACTTCCAAAGCATTTAATCAGTATTTAGTAGTTAATGATGCCCAACACAGTTATTCAGCACCAGGGACACCGGCTGACAATGCCGTAATAGAACATTGGTGGGCAGATTTTAAGGCTATTTGGATCGCACACCTGCCTAAAGCACAAACATTATTAGAACTAGAAGGACAAGTTAGAGAAGGAATTACCTATTTCACTGAAAAATTTATCTCAGCGAAGAGAAATGACCTTACCGCAGCGGAATACCGTTTTGGCAAAGCCAACTAA
- a CDS encoding IS1380 family transposase, with the protein MATLPEKRVNFNPKLHISHTGGELSTDAGLVLVKELMAQLNFTTLAYQLVHFDDQRHYARYSNVSLLEQVVLQLIAGYPADLAATSLRDDPTFKLLLAQPQLASQPSLSRFWQRCDEQTIISLQTLNQALLDQAWTGAKQQQLILDIDSTHADTHGHQEKAAFNAHYGTTGYHPLVAFDGQTGHCLKARLRPGNVYTSTDIAPFITPLLQHYHQVKPNADILVRGDSGFATPELYETCEANDTFYLIRLKANRRLNQLAERFVQISDEQNWTETEVHYYRASYQAQSWPKPRQIYIKSTRPAGELLFQHEYLVSNLTSFVAEDAFHAYHQRGQMENYIKEAKAGFYLDKMTSSQFIPNYARMMLSVLAYNLVSLMRQLLPVQHQRLQVTTLRLWLFKVAGKLVTSGRQLYLKLSRHHVYQDLFYQLLARIQALQWG; encoded by the coding sequence ATGGCAACTTTACCGGAAAAACGAGTTAATTTCAATCCTAAATTACATATTTCGCACACTGGTGGTGAACTTTCCACTGATGCTGGGCTAGTGTTGGTCAAAGAATTAATGGCGCAACTCAATTTCACGACCTTAGCGTATCAATTAGTCCATTTTGATGACCAGCGCCATTACGCTCGTTACAGCAACGTTAGTCTACTAGAGCAGGTCGTGCTGCAGTTGATCGCCGGCTACCCGGCCGATCTAGCTGCCACTAGTTTGCGCGATGACCCCACATTTAAATTACTATTGGCACAACCGCAATTGGCCTCACAACCGTCGTTATCCCGTTTTTGGCAACGCTGTGACGAGCAGACCATCATCTCATTACAAACGTTGAATCAAGCATTGCTTGACCAAGCGTGGACTGGCGCCAAGCAACAACAGCTAATTCTCGATATTGACTCGACCCATGCCGATACTCATGGTCATCAGGAAAAAGCCGCCTTTAACGCGCATTACGGTACCACGGGTTACCATCCGCTGGTCGCTTTTGACGGACAAACGGGCCACTGTTTAAAGGCTCGATTGCGCCCAGGTAATGTTTATACCAGTACGGATATTGCCCCCTTTATCACACCACTACTACAGCACTATCATCAAGTCAAACCGAACGCTGATATCTTGGTCCGCGGGGATAGTGGCTTTGCGACTCCAGAATTATACGAAACTTGTGAAGCCAACGACACTTTTTACTTGATCCGCCTGAAAGCCAATCGGCGGCTGAACCAACTGGCTGAACGTTTTGTTCAGATCAGTGATGAGCAGAATTGGACTGAGACCGAGGTCCATTATTATCGCGCGTCTTATCAAGCCCAATCATGGCCTAAGCCGCGCCAGATCTATATTAAATCAACTCGACCAGCTGGTGAATTGTTATTTCAACATGAATACCTTGTGTCCAATTTAACGAGTTTTGTCGCCGAAGATGCGTTTCACGCCTATCATCAACGGGGCCAAATGGAAAATTATATCAAGGAAGCCAAGGCTGGCTTTTACCTGGATAAAATGACTAGCTCGCAATTTATACCAAATTATGCCCGCATGATGCTCAGTGTCCTCGCTTATAATTTAGTCAGCTTGATGCGCCAATTGTTGCCTGTACAACATCAGCGATTACAGGTTACCACCTTGCGCTTATGGCTGTTTAAAGTAGCGGGTAAGCTGGTGACCAGCGGCCGGCAACTTTATCTAAAATTAAGCCGCCACCACGTCTATCAGGATTTGTTTTATCAACTGTTAGCTCGAATCCAAGCGCTACAGTGGGGCTAA
- a CDS encoding GntR family transcriptional regulator, with translation MKKKETHIYIHAYELLRDQILSGKIDASVKLTETKLADDLKISRTPVRSAIAKLEDEGLIKNKHIYVPTETDIRHIFQVRSILEGYAARYCSEFISDDTLQKLSKCVDTGFHGNNEEKLQANYLFHQLIVEETHNPEIVKIINRMQSIIHLLRTTVTLHKRPQLVEEHQEILLAIQSNDGCLAEKLIHKHLEKDLEFSVNRLPRLE, from the coding sequence ATGAAAAAAAAAGAAACCCATATTTACATTCACGCCTACGAACTTTTACGCGATCAAATATTATCTGGGAAAATAGACGCTAGTGTTAAATTAACTGAAACCAAGCTAGCTGACGATCTAAAAATTAGTCGTACTCCCGTTAGATCAGCAATTGCAAAATTAGAAGACGAGGGACTCATTAAAAATAAACATATCTATGTACCAACCGAAACGGATATCCGACATATTTTTCAAGTTCGGTCTATTTTAGAAGGTTACGCGGCCAGATATTGTTCTGAGTTCATTTCTGACGATACTTTGCAGAAACTTTCTAAATGTGTTGATACTGGTTTCCATGGTAATAATGAGGAAAAATTGCAAGCAAATTATTTATTTCACCAATTAATTGTTGAAGAGACTCATAATCCCGAAATCGTTAAAATTATCAATCGAATGCAATCAATCATTCACCTATTACGTACTACAGTAACTTTGCACAAACGGCCTCAATTAGTTGAAGAACATCAAGAAATTTTATTAGCGATCCAATCAAATGATGGTTGCTTAGCTGAAAAATTAATCCACAAGCACTTAGAAAAAGATTTGGAATTTAGCGTTAATCGCTTGCCTAGATTAGAATAA
- the garR gene encoding 2-hydroxy-3-oxopropionate reductase, whose translation MQKIGFIGLGIMGRPMARNLIEAGFSVSVFDINTTAVDSLVADGATASTAAEMAKSVDFIITMLPAAKHVRSVLEGTDGVFANAHSGLVVIDMSSIGPTDAQAFAEEAKKYQIATLDAPVSGGEPGAIAGTLSIMVGGEQETFKQSLPVFQGVGKDVVLVGGHGSGVTAKLANQVIVNLNIAAMSEALVLAAKAGIDIEKMYHAIRGGLAGSSVLDAKVPLILDRNFKPGGTIAINMKDLTNVMQTAHDLDVPLPLSSQLLEIFHALKADGKVMNDHGGIVQYYEKIANVEVNRGDDNE comes from the coding sequence ATGCAAAAAATTGGTTTTATTGGTTTAGGTATTATGGGTAGACCAATGGCGAGAAATTTAATTGAAGCTGGTTTCTCTGTTTCTGTATTTGATATCAATACTACTGCAGTCGATAGCTTGGTTGCAGATGGGGCAACAGCCAGTACGGCTGCAGAAATGGCAAAATCAGTTGACTTTATTATCACTATGTTACCTGCCGCTAAGCATGTCCGATCTGTACTTGAAGGTACTGATGGTGTTTTTGCCAATGCTCATTCTGGATTAGTCGTTATTGATATGAGCTCAATAGGTCCAACAGATGCCCAAGCCTTCGCTGAAGAAGCTAAAAAATATCAAATCGCAACTTTAGATGCTCCAGTCAGCGGTGGTGAACCGGGGGCTATTGCGGGGACACTATCAATTATGGTTGGTGGTGAACAAGAGACTTTTAAGCAAAGTTTGCCAGTATTCCAGGGTGTTGGTAAAGATGTCGTACTCGTTGGTGGACATGGTAGCGGGGTTACTGCTAAATTGGCTAATCAAGTTATTGTCAATTTAAATATTGCGGCAATGTCTGAGGCTTTGGTGTTGGCGGCCAAGGCAGGAATTGATATTGAAAAAATGTATCATGCTATTCGCGGTGGTTTAGCAGGTAGCTCTGTACTAGATGCTAAAGTTCCACTGATTTTAGATCGTAACTTTAAACCTGGCGGGACAATTGCCATTAACATGAAAGATCTAACTAATGTGATGCAAACTGCACATGATTTGGATGTTCCGTTACCATTATCTAGTCAGCTATTAGAGATTTTTCACGCTTTGAAGGCTGACGGTAAGGTAATGAACGATCATGGTGGTATTGTTCAATATTATGAAAAAATAGCCAATGTTGAAGTGAACAGAGGTGACGATAATGAGTAA
- a CDS encoding four-carbon acid sugar kinase family protein — MSNIPVQEAFTKIPTAPSQQQVNELLNSELKQLNKKIVVLDDDPTGVQTVHDISVYTNWEKSSIEQGFAEKNSMFFILTNSRSLTAAETEQVHREIATRVSEVAQATKQEFLFISRSDSTLRGHYPLETEILRKVVTDETGSIFDGEVILPFFKEGGRFTIDDTHFVQIDDQLVPAGETEFAKDKTFGYHASNLKQWIEEKTDGQYRAANVTSISLTDLRNLNLDKITDQLIQVTDFNKVIVNAVDYIDVQVFVIALIRALRQGKLFMFRSAAALTKVLGGVSDQPLLTKADLIDSTTTAGGLVVIGSHVQKTTDQLKALQQLNNVLFIEFDVKTVLAESTLVQEEQRVAKAVNAALKQGRTVTVYTSRQRLDLGDDKEAALKLSVNVSKALTNLVKQLPLRPKFIIAKGGITSSDIGTVGLAVDHALVAGQVKPGIPVWYTGDDSKFPQLPYIIFPGNVGEKNTLREIVALLD, encoded by the coding sequence ATGAGTAATATTCCGGTGCAAGAAGCTTTTACGAAAATTCCTACAGCACCTAGCCAGCAACAAGTCAACGAATTATTAAACTCAGAATTGAAACAGCTGAATAAAAAAATTGTGGTACTCGATGATGATCCAACAGGTGTTCAAACAGTGCACGATATCTCTGTCTATACCAATTGGGAAAAATCTAGCATTGAGCAAGGATTTGCCGAAAAAAATTCAATGTTTTTTATTCTAACTAATTCGCGTAGTCTCACAGCTGCGGAAACCGAACAAGTTCATCGCGAAATCGCGACAAGAGTTAGTGAAGTTGCTCAAGCCACTAAACAAGAATTTCTTTTTATTAGTCGAAGTGATTCTACTTTGCGGGGACATTATCCGTTGGAAACCGAAATACTAAGAAAAGTGGTAACAGACGAAACAGGTAGCATCTTTGATGGTGAGGTTATTTTACCCTTTTTTAAGGAAGGTGGCCGCTTTACAATTGATGATACTCATTTTGTTCAGATAGATGATCAATTAGTACCAGCTGGGGAAACCGAATTTGCTAAAGACAAGACCTTTGGTTACCATGCGTCTAACTTAAAACAGTGGATAGAGGAAAAAACTGATGGACAATATCGGGCAGCTAATGTAACTTCAATTTCACTGACTGATCTACGCAACTTAAATCTCGATAAGATCACTGATCAACTGATACAAGTTACGGATTTCAATAAAGTTATTGTCAATGCCGTTGATTATATTGATGTACAGGTATTTGTAATCGCTTTAATACGGGCGCTTCGTCAAGGTAAATTATTTATGTTTCGTAGTGCTGCAGCATTAACTAAAGTATTAGGCGGCGTTAGCGATCAACCACTGTTAACAAAAGCAGACCTGATCGATTCAACGACAACTGCTGGCGGTCTGGTAGTGATTGGTTCTCATGTTCAAAAAACAACGGATCAATTGAAAGCGTTACAACAATTAAATAATGTTTTATTTATTGAATTTGATGTCAAAACGGTTTTGGCTGAGAGTACATTAGTGCAGGAAGAACAACGCGTGGCAAAGGCGGTTAATGCAGCCTTGAAGCAAGGTCGAACGGTGACGGTTTATACTTCACGCCAACGCTTAGATCTAGGTGACGATAAGGAAGCTGCATTGAAACTATCGGTAAATGTTTCTAAGGCATTGACAAACTTAGTTAAACAATTACCATTACGGCCTAAATTCATTATTGCTAAGGGCGGTATTACTTCAAGCGATATTGGGACGGTTGGCTTAGCTGTAGATCACGCTTTAGTGGCCGGACAAGTTAAACCTGGTATTCCAGTTTGGTATACCGGTGATGATTCTAAATTCCCACAGTTACCATATATTATATTTCCGGGTAATGTTGGCGAAAAGAACACCTTACGTGAGATAGTCGCCTTGTTAGACTAA